The Archangium primigenium genomic interval CATGCACGACCGCTCGAGCGCCAAGGGCGAGCCGCTGGGCCTGGTGCACCGCGACCTGAACCCGCCCAACATCCTCCTGTCGCGCATCGGCGAGGTGAAGCTGTCGGACTTCGGCATCGCGCGCGCGGCCAACCAGGTGGGCGTCACCCAACTGCAGCAGGTGCGGGGCAAGGCGGGCTACATGGCGCCCGAGCAGGCCTACGGGCTCGCGCTGGATGGCCGCGTGGACCTGTTCGCGCTCGGCCTCACGCTGCACGAGGCCCTCACCGGCCAGCGCGCGCTCCAGGGGGACACCGACGCGGAGCTGATGCTGGCCTCCACCCGGCAGGAGATCCTCCCGCCCTCGCACTTCGTGCCCGGCATCTCGCCCACCCTGGACGCCATCGTCATGGGCCTGCTGCGCCACGACCGCGAGCAGCGCACGCCCACCGCCGAGGTGCTGCGCCAGCAGTTGCTCACGCTCACCGGCTACGAGTCGCCCTACATCCACGGGCGCAAGCAGCTCATCCAGGCCCTGCGCGAGGCGCGCACCCAGGCGTCCGCCCCCGTGCGGCCCCTCTTGCTCACCCCCGACATGGCCCTGACCGAGGGCGCCGCCCAGCCGGCGCTGCCCGTGCCCGAGCGCTCCTGAGCCCTCAGCCCTGGTCCGCCGCCGGCACCGGCACGCGCTCGGCCTGGAGCGTCGTCTCGCCCTGGAGCGTCAGGTAGGGCTTGAGCCGGAGCATGCGCTTGCGGCCAAAGCCTTTCACCCGCACGAGCTCGTCCACGCGCTTGAAGGGCCGCTTCTGCCGCCAGGCCACGATGCGCTCGGCGGCCTTCTGTCCCACGCTGGGCAAGAGGTCCAGCTGGGCCGCCGTGGCCTCGTTGAGGTTCACCTGCCCCGTGTAGCGCACCCGCGCGCGGGGCTCGCCCGCGTGCGCCGCGCCCCCGATCAGCCCCAGGCCCACCACCCCGAGCCACACCCAGCGCCTCACGAGTGGCCCCCCGCCGCCAGCGCGTCCATTCCGCCCTCCACGCCGTAGCGCCCGCCCCCCCCCGCCGCCTGCGCCCCGTCGCGCTTCTCCCCCGCCTCGCGCACGTGGAGCTTGCCGTCCAGCGGCAGCACATCCAGCAGCACGTTGAGCGAGCCGTCCTTGTTCACGAAGGCGCTGCCCGCGCGCACCCACACACTCCCGCCCTTGCCCTCGCGGATGGAGAACACCGCCAGCCGCTTGCCCGCAGTCAACATCGACGACCTCACCTGCCTCACGCACCCCGCCGTCATTGGCGGCGTCGTCCCCCCGAGCGAAGCAGCCCCCATGCCAGGGGGGCTCCCCTCGGGCGGCCCGCCGGGCGGTGTACGGGGCGCGCGCGCGGGTCCCGCCGGGCAGACGGCTCAGCGCAGCCCGTGGCGCGCCATCTTGTTGAGCAGGCCCTGGCGCGACAGGCCCAGCTTCTCCGCCGCGTGGGAGCGGTTGCCCGCGCACTCGGCGAGCGCGCGCGTGAGCTCCTCGCGCTCCAGCCGCTCGATCGTCTGCTCCAGCGTGAGCGGTCCGGACGCCGCGTCCGCCGGGGCCTGGGTGCGCCGCAGCGCGGGCGAGAGGTCTTCGGGGAGGACCTCCGCGCGGCCTCCGGCGAGCACCAGGGCGCGCTGCATCTCGTGCCGCAGCTCGCGCAGGTTGCCGGGCCACTCGTAGGTCTCCAGGCAGCGCACGGTGGCGGGGGCGAGGGTGGGCAGGGCCGCCTGGGGCACCAGGGCGCGCGCGTGGTGGAGGAAGTGGCGCGCGAGCAGCCCCACGTCCCCGGGCCGCTCGGCGAGCCGGGGCAGCGCCACCTCGATGCCGCGCAGCCGCCAGTACAGGTCCTCGCGAAAGCGCTTGTCGGCCACGAGCTCGGGCAGGGGCTGGTGGGTGGCGGACACGAGCCGCACGTCCACCTGGACGGGCCGGGACGCGCCCACGGGCAGCACCTCGCCGCTCTCCGTGGCGCGCAGCAGCTTCACCTGGAGCTCGCCCTGCAGGTCGCCGATCTCGTCGAGGAAGAGCGTGCCGCCGTGGGCCTCCACGAACAGCCCCTTGGTGTCCGCCACGGCGCCGGTGAAGGCGCCCTTCTTGTGGCCGAAGAGCAGGGACTCCAGGAGGTGGGGGCTGATGGCGCCGCAGTTGAGCGTGACGAAGGGTCGCTCCGCGCGGCGGCTGCGCGCGTGCACGAAGCGCGCGAACACCTCCTTGCCCGTGCCCGAGGCGCCGGTGAGCAGCACGGGGATGTCCGCCGCCGCCGCGCGCGCCGCGAGCTGTTTGGCCTCGAGGAACGCGGGCGCCTGGCCCAGCAGGTGGTCCTCCCGCGCCGCGAGCGACTGCTCCAGCTCGCGCACCCGCGCCTCCAGCCCGAGCCGTGCCCGCGCCCGGTCGAGCACCGTGAGCAGGTGCTCGGGCTCGGCCGGCTTGGCGAAGAAGTCGTAGGCGCCGCGCTGGACCAGGGACAGCGCGAGCGACGCCTCGCCCGTGCCCGACACCACCACCACCTTGGTGTCCGGCCGGGCGGAGAGGAACTCCCCGAGCAGCGCCGTGCCAGCCTCCGGGGTGTTCTCCGGGGGCAGCATCAGGTCCAGCAGCACCAGTCGCACGGGGTGGGCGTGGAAGAGCTGGCGCGCGGTGGGGGCGTCCGGGGCGTCGAGCACCTCGTAGCCCACGCCCTTGAGCAGCCGCCGCCAGGCGTGGCGCAGCGCCGCGTCGTCATCCACCAGCAGTACGAGGGAGGTCATGGCTTGGGCAGGAACAGCACGAAGCGCGCGCCGCCGGTGGCGGGCCGGGCATGGGTGAGCGTACCACCCTGCCGCCGCGCCCACTTCGCGCACAGCGCCAGCCCCAGGCCCGTGCCCGGGCGCGCCGCGTCCCGGCCCCGGCCGGTGACGAAGGGCTCGAAGAGCCGGGGAAGGATCGCCTCCGGCACGCCCGGCCCGTTGTCCTCGACCTCGATGCGCACGCCCCCCTCCTCGCGCCGCTGGCTCACCCGCACCCGGGCCTCGGGCCGGTGCTCCACGGCGATGAGCGCGTTGGTCACCAGGTTCACCACCACGTCGCCCAGGGCCTCGCCATCTACGTCCCAGCGCAGCGCGTCCAGCGCGAGCGTCACCTCGGGCGCGCCCTCGCCGAAGGCCCGGCGCGCGCGCCGCGTCGCCTCGCCCACCACCCGCGCCAGGTCCTCCTCGGCCAGCCGGAGCGGGCGGGGGCGGCTGTACTGGAGCAGGTCGTCCACGAAGCGGCTGGCCCGCGCCACCTGCTCGCGCAGGGCCTGGACGCTCTCCGCGTCCGCGCCGGACAGCTCCAGGAGCTTCGCCTCGGCGAGGATGACACCCAGGGGGTTGCGGATCTCGTGCGCCACCGCCGAGGCGAGCCGTCCCACCTCGGCCAGGGTCTCCGCGTGCTCGGCGCGCGAGGTCTGCTGCTCCACCGCCTCCACCAGCAGGGGCACCGTCTGGGGCCGCGCGAACAGCCGGCGCGTGACGGCCTCCCCGAGCAGTTGCCGCGCGGCGTCCACCGGCAGCGCGAGGGCGGCGCCCAGGAGCGCATAGGCCCAGAGCGGCCCGGTGCCGAGCGCGAGGCTCAGGGCCCCGGCGCCCAGCGCCATCAGCGCCGAGACGCTCGCGCCCTGCACGGCGACCTGGATGAGGCCCTCGCGCTCCCGGGGCTCCTCGGGCGCCCAGGCCGCGTAGGCCACCAGCGACAGGCTCAGGGCGAGGAACAGCACGCCCCCGCCAATGAGCCGCACCCCGAGCACGTGCAGGCCGATGAGCCCGCCGCCGCCCAGCGCTCCGGTGACGTTCGCGCCCAGCAAGGCCAGGCGTCGGCGCCGCTCACGTCCCTGGGCCCCGCGCGCCAGGTGGAAGAGCCACGCCAGCATGGCCGCCGTGCCCACGGTGCACACGCCCGCGAGCAGCGCGAACAAGGGCCCCGCGCCCAAGGCCCCCGGCCCATAGAGCAACCGGGGCGCGAGCAGGCCGAGCAGCGCGATGGCGAGCGAGCCGAGCCACGCGAGCGGCAGCAGTCCGCGAGGGGCACGGCCCACCACGTCCGTGGCCGCCTGAGTGAAGGCGGCCGCGAGCAGCATGCCCAGGGGCAGCACCCGGTCGGCGAGCTCCCCCGTGCGCTGCTCCAGCAGGACGAGCCCCAGCATCCACAGCGCCAGGAAGCCCGCGAGCAGCACCACGCCCGGCCCGGCCCGGCGTCCCAGCCGCAGCGTCTGCAGGGCCACGGCGCCCGCCACGCACGCGCCCGCGAGCAGGAGGGTGGCGGAGGGGTTCACGCCGTCTCCAGCGGGGTGGGGAAGGCACGCGGCTTGCGGCCCTCGCGTCCGAGCACCCGGGGGCGGCGCACGCCGAAGTAGCGGCGCGCGAGCCGCGCGAAGCTTTGCTCGGTGTACCACTGGAAGAGCGGCCGGAAGGCGAAGCGATCCACCACCCGGCCGAACGCGCCCCAGCGCACCTCGTAGGTGTACGACGTGGCGAACTCCATGCCGCCCGCGGGCAGGGCCGTGTAGCGCCACAGTCCCACGCCCCGCGCGATGAGCGAGTGGGGCTGGTCGCTCCAGAACTCGAAGGTGGACTGCCGCATGGGACGGTGCAGCTTGTATCGGCCAAAGCCCCGGATGGAAGCGCCGAGCACCGTTTTCTCGTACCGCATCACCGTGCCCGTCTGGATGCGCGGATCCGGCGTGCCCGGGGGCGCGGTGTAAGCGCCCTGGGTGTCCTCGTGCAGCATCACGATGGACGAGAAGCGGTGGTCCCAGTCCGGGTGGAGCCGGTGGTCCTGGGTGAGGTTCCACACCTGCTCCACCGTGGCGGGCAAGCGCACGCGCACGTGCAGGGGCGCGGGCGGCCCCAGGCGCCGCTCCACGAGGACGAGCACCTCCAGCGCCGACACGGCCAGGCAGCCCACCGCCATGCCACCCGCGAGCAGGCGGAGGCTCCCCGGTACGTCCGAGCCGAGCACGCCCGTGGGCAGCCGCCAATCTCCCCAGGTGGTGGAGAACACGGCGTGCAGGAGCGCGCCGACGCACACCGACAGCACCAGGTGCATCACGTACTCGCCGCCGGACAGGCCGCCCTGCGCGGCGCGCGAGCGGGGCTCCTCGCGCGCGTCCAGCCAGGCCACGGTCACGTCGGCGCCGAAGAGCACGAGCCACACGGCGTACGCGGTGCCGGTGAAGCGCAGGTTCGGCACGCACAGGAACTGGGCCGCGTACACGACGCCCCTCGCGATGTGGATCCATGCCTCGCGCTGGCACTCGGGGCGGGTGACGAGGCGGCCCTTGTAGGTATGGAACCAGGCGATGTCGAAGGCCCCGAGGAGGCCGAGCACGAGCAGGAGCAGGGTGGCGGTGGTCATGCCAACGGGTGGAGCAACGGCCGTGCCGGGCCGGTTCTCCGAGGGAAGCGGCGCCGGACTGCCCACGACGTGGACAGCGGCGCCGGGCCCTCTGCCCACGCCGTTGACAGCGCGCCGGGGGCTTCCCGAGGAAGGGGACTCCGGCACGCGGGATGCTTTGGACAGACGGCATGAGACCGCTCACCCGCCACCTGATGGATGTCCTGCTCCCCCTGATCCTCTGGAGGGTGCTGCCGCGGAACGTCCTCCAGGTTGTCGCGGCGGCGCTGCTCTTCTTCGCGATCTTCGCGCTGTTCCACGACGCGCTCCATGGCGCGCTGGGCCTGCCGCGGGCGCTGAACGAGCGCGTGCTGACGTGGAGCGGGGTGCTGATGGGCGTGAGCGGTCACGCGGCCCGGCGCGCGCACCTGGTGCATCACGCGCGGCCGTTCGCGGTGGATGACCCGGAAGGCCTGGCGGCGCGCGAGGGGCCCTGGGCGGCGCTCCTGGGCGGCCCCGCGTGCTACCTGGGCCTGCGCGCCTGGGGACTGGCGCATGCGCCCCACGAGCGCGACCTCCAAGGGCGAGAGTGGCGCGCGGTGGCGGTGTACTTCCTGGGCCTCGTGCTGTTCCCCGCCGGGCGGATCTTCCTGGTCACGATGCTGGCGCTGCACGCGACCATGCCGCTGTGGGCCGCGTTCCTGCCGCATCATCCGCCGCGGGTGCTGCTCGCCCTGGCCAGCGGGCTCGCCCGCGCGGGCTTCACGCTCCCGGCGGTCTTCGTGACGCATGGCCTGCACCACCAGCATCCCAAGCTGGATGGCTACACGCTGTTGCGCCGCTGGCGGGAAGAGGAGCGGCTCGCGCACCGGTGAGCGGTCGCGTCCCAGAGGATGGGTTACTCCCGAAACTCAGTCTTTCGAGGGCTACCCCTGGCTCTTGCGTGTAATATGTACTTGTGATGCACTATTTACTTGGTTGTTATGCGTGCGGTAGTGCGTAGATATTTTCATGGTGAGGTTACTGATGCATGTGTCGAAATCGAAATTAGATCGAGTAGGAAAGGCTATTGCGCAGGATACGTATCGTAGTGCGGAGGAGTATGTCGAGTTTGAGGGAGTATTCGATGATTACCGAAAGGCGCACCTTCAGCCTTTGTCGGAGACGACGCTCGAACTTCAAGGTTGGATGGGTGGTTTTGGTTTACCTTATTATATCGCGCAGCGCCTTAAGCGTAAGCCCCAGATAATACGCAAGTTGAAGCGTTTGAGCGTTCGGCTAAGTCAATTGCAGGACATCGGCGGCGCTCGCATAATTGTTCCGAAGAATGCTGACGTCGATAAGGTTCTCCGACACATTGAAGAGCAGGTTGCCAAAAATGGCCACTTTAAAATCGAGCGAAAGACCGATTACCGCGAGAGAGGAAGAGATAAGACTGGGTATCGGTCGTTGCATCTTGTGCTGAGTAGGGCGGACGTTGCTCTTGAATTGCAGATTAGAAGTCGTGTGCAACACTACTGGGCGGAGAGTATTGAGCGTACGTCGGTCATTTACGGGTATCATCTAAAAGAGGAGGAAGGCGATCCGCAGGTGCTTCGCTATTTTCGATGCCTCTCTGATGCTTTCTACGAGTTGGAAGCGGGGCGAGAGGCGTCTACTGAGCAACGGATTGAAATCGATTCTCTAAGGGAGTCTTGTGAAGCTGTTATTCGCGGTTCTCCGCTTGGAAATGTCTTCGATAGCTATGTTAATGAGGGGGTGATCAAGACTCTGACTGAGAAGGAGTCGCGTAGTTCTGGTGGCTTGAATAACTGGGTTATTGTTTTTGACTGGAATACTGGCTCGTTCGTTAGCTGGGATATTGTTGGGCGTAGTCCTTCTGATGCGGTAAATGCTTATGTGCGCTATGAGAAGAATTTTCCGGCGGATGCGGGGTTTGAGGTTGTTTTGATTGGGTCGTCTGAGGTGGCGACCGTTCGTCAGACACATAGTCACTATTTTGGAATAGAAAAGTACGACACCATCTTGGAAACACTCGACACGTCGATTGTTGGTTTTCGACGTAAAATCGATCTGGATGTGGGTGCCCGACAAATTCTTGCGACATTGTTTCGCAAGAGTTTCTGGGGCAAGAAGAGTGTGTCTGTAGATACTCTGAGGAATCATTACTGCAAGGGAGTGCTTACGTTTGAGTTGTCGCTTGAGACTTTGGCGGATAAGGGGCTGATTCATACGAAGGCTGGGATTTCCCTTGATTTGTCGAAAAAGGCTGAGATTGAGGGGTATTTGTAGGTTCGACTGTGCCTCGATCGAGGACTGTAAGAATGCTCGTACTTCACCTGAGCAGGAGATGGCGTCTCATGGGCCGGTGGGTCGCGCTTGCCATGGTCCTACTCGTCTCGCAGGGGTGCTCGCTCTTCCGCTACGGTTTGTACCGCAAGGCGGAGTGGGCCCCGTCGGAGCTCGTCGCCCGGGTGCGGTTCCCGGAGTCCTATGACCTGGGCGCGCACATCGAGGGGCCGAGCGTGGTGGCGCTTCAGGCCGCCCTGAACGATTTCCTGCCGCCTGGAGGTTCCACTTCGGCGCACACCGACGATGACCGGGTCGCGCGGTGTCTGTCCCTTCGCGAGTCCTTCCGGGTCTCGATCTGGCAGCCGAACGACAACAACATCTTCTTCGTGCGCTTCACGCCCGACCTGTCTCGCTGCGCGCCCGAGGTCACCCTCTCGGGAGGGGGCGCCGAGTACGCCGTGGATGCGGAGGGACGCATTCTCGCCAAGCGATGAGTGACAGGCTCACGAGTCGTGATCCGGCAACCACTCGCGGCCAAGGGGCCGGTGGTACCGGTAGGGATGCGGAGTGCCTTGGGCATCCACCCACAGGAAGCGCCGGTGGCGCGCGTCGCGGAGGTAATGGTCGCCGCAGCGACAACGGACGAGCCGTCCCCGGCGCTCCGGGAGCCAGCGATCCCAGCGCTCGCGATCCACTTGCGTTTGCTCCGGGCTGCCCACCAGGGCGTAGTCCTTGGCGCGGCACCCCCCTTGGCGGCAGGTAGGGCGGGCGGGGCGCCACCACGCCAGGAGCGCGGCCAGCGTGGCCACGCCTCCCCAGAAGAGGATCAACGCGAGGAAGACCAACAGGCCTCCCGCGATGCTCGCGAGCACGAGGAAGGCGATGCGGTTCATGCCTCGCGGCCTGTCCGTGAACAGAAACGCCGGATCCACCGGCGCATGTCTTCCAGCCCTTCCTCGTCATCGTGAAAGAACCAGCCCGTCACTTCTTGTTCGTAGAGGAAGGGCTCCAACGCTCGTGCCAGGGCGAGAAGCCGAGGGGAGGGGCTCTCTCCTCGGGCCGTATCAATGGCCTCGGGCCATTCTCCCAGGGACAGCCAGGCGCGGTGGTCATCCAGGGCATGGAGCGTGACTCCCGATGGAGCAAGGCGCTGGTTCAAGTGCGCGCATCCTCCGAGTTGGTCGAGCAGGCGCTCTCCGAGGAAGGTGAGCCAGTAGGCGCCGCGTGCACGGGTGCCAAGGACGCGGCTGGTCTGCTCGAGGTGCGCGACGTCCAGCCCCAGGTAGCGGTCGCGCAGCTCGCGAACCGCGCGGCGCGCCGCGTACCAATCCAGGTGGGGCGTCACGAGTGCCAGGCTGGCGTAGCCGAAACTGAAGGGCAAGTCCTGGCCGATCGCGAGGGCGAGGTCGCGAACCCGGGCGGGTCCGTGTTCTCGCAGGTACTCGGTGGGCAGGGTGAAGCTCACGGCGCAGGTGGCGTTCTCGTCGCGATTGAACGGCGGCGCCTCGAGTCTCCGGCCGACATACTCGAAATGATACCCGCCCATCTCCGTGGAGTGCTGCTGCAGTTGGAGCGAAAGTGAGGACGTGGAAGGTCGCGCGAGCAGCTCCTCTCGCGTGTGCTCCCATCGCTCGTCATCGAGTGGGAGGAGTCCTCCTTCCGGAGTGACGTACGCGCTCAAGGTGTGCGGAGGGATGGCCGCGCGGTATGTCCGCAAGGTCGTCCATACCGCGGAGGCGACCTCGTCGTGGGTGTGGCGCATGAAGAAGCAGAGGATGAGCCCATCTCGGGCCACGAGGAGGCCATTGTCGGCGCGCACCCGGAGCGGAGGCAGGCTCGTGCTCACCGGATCAGGCCTCGTGGAGAGAGGAGCAGGGCCTCGCCCCCCAGGGCTTCCTGGTAGACCTCACCCTGGGTCAGGCCGTCATAGGCACTCGTCTTGCCGTAGTGCTTCCAGGACGGGGTGTTGGTGGAAGGACACGGAAACTTGAAGTCAAGGATGAGCACGGCCTTGAGGCGATTGGCGTCGGGGTGGAGGACGACATCGGGCTTGATGGTACGCCACAATTCGCGCGTACAGCCCTGCTCGATGAGGCGGCGCTCCTGCTCCTGGCTGATGGTCTCGAGGAACGCGGCGTTCCGATAGTAGCGGTAGCGCTGTTCGATGCTGAAGGGCGCAGGCCAGAGCCGCTCGAGCACCTCGCGAGCACAGGCGAGGGCGAAGGCATGCTTCTGTCGGCCCAGGTGCATGGCCCGGGTGATGGGCTCGTCGCAGCCATCGAGGCTCAACTCCTCGCCGCATTCCTCCCGGGTGGGCTCGCGGTCTCCGAAGTGTTCCGCGTTGATCCGCTGGTCGGCCTGACGGGCGCAGTCGATGAGCCGCTGTTGCAACGCATCGGCTTGCTCATCGCTTCGGAGGAAGACCAGCAGCAAGGGCGCCAGTCGGGTCACCGTGGCCGTCGCCCTCACGCTCGCGCTGGAGAGGGACGTCGTGGTCCCCAGGGCGTTGGCATGACGCAGGTGCGCGGCGGTCTCCGTGTCCAGGCGGAAGCCCCGACGAGGCGTCCTCCCGGAGCGCGAGGGGCCGGTGGCACACGCGCTGAGGAGGACGCCGGTGAGCAAGGCCGTGGAGAGGCGAGGGGTCTTCCGTGTTCGCACATCACGCTCCATGCCTCTCGTCCTTCTCCCCGCTCAGCTCTCCTGGGCAGGAGCGGGCTCGGTGCGCGCGGGCTCGCGGCAGACGGGCTCCGCCTCGCCGGTGGCCTCGCGCGGGTCCACCGTGGCGAGCGTCTCCTCCTCGGTGTGCGTGAAGCCCATGCCCGCGCACAGGCCGTACTGGCCGCAGGTGACGACCCGGCTGCCCGCCGCGCACCGGATGGTGCAGGGGGTGCCGTCGTCACACACCACGTCACAGGACTCCGGCAGCGCCAGGGCCGACAGCGGGGCGAGGACCAGGGCCACGGCGCCCGCGAGCAGGCTCTTCGAGAACAGGTTCATGGTGTCTCCACGACAACGGGGTACGGGTCGCCTTCCAGGAAGGCGTGGAAACCAGTTTTAGCACGACTTGAGAAAACGCGGAGCGAGCCAAGCCGCTGATCCGCACGGGGTGTAGCTGTGCAGTGTCACGCGCCAGATGGATGGCGAGGTGCGTCGATGTGTCTCCGCCTACCGCCATTACCCAGGAAATTCCGATGCTTATCGACCCTCCAGGGGGGGTAGCCGCGATCAGGGGTCGTGCACAGTCTGTTGCCCACGTCACTGTCCAGGAGCGGTCCCGTGCACCTGAAGTTCTCCACCCTGACCTCCCAGTTCCTGGATGACCCGCAGTCGGTGCGCCGCGCGGTGTGCTGGCCGGTGCTGGTGTGGGAGGCGCCGCCGGTGGGCGTGCGGCCCCTGTTCACCCGCTCCACGATGACGGCCCTGTCCCTGAACCGGCCCACCGTGGCCGAGCCGCTGGTGCTCGAGGTGCGCAAGCGCTCGCAGCTGATGACGCCCGCCACGGGGGTGTCGCTGGGCCGCACGCCGGACAGCGACATCATCGTGGACGACCCCACGGTGTCGCGCGTGCACGCCACCTTCCGGGAGGAGTCGCAGACGGGCGTCTGGTACGTGTCCGATGCCGGCAGCCACAACGGCACCTGGCAGGACGGCACGCTGCTCATCCCGGGTCGGCCCCTGCCGCTGTTCGATCGCGCGTCGCTGCGCTTCGGCGACGTGATGGCGACCTTCCTGCACTTCTCCGCCTTCAACCAGTTCATCCTCGACTGGCTCGCGCGCCACTCGCGCGCCGCCCGCCTGCCGCTGATGGAGAGCGGCTTGACGCGCGAGGGCGGAGCCCTTTAAAGGAGGGCCTTTTCTCTCCCACCGGGAGAGCGGAAGGCGGTGGCATGCGCTGGTGGTCCCTCGCCGCGGCCGTCGCGCGCGCCCAGACGCCGGAGTCAGAACCCTTCCGGGTGCCCACCGTGGAGGTGCAGGAGGCTCGGAGCGCCCCGGAGGCGCCGGAGTCCGCCGCGCGCAGGGATCCCTCGGGCGCCCTCACCGTCATCCCCGTGGAGGCTGGAGGCAGCGCGGCCCGCGACACGGCGGCGCTCCTGTCCACCGCGTCCGGGGTCACGCTGCAGGACTCGGGCGGCTACGGCCAGAGCAAGAGCCTGATCGTGCGCGGCGCGGCGGCCAACGCCACGCTGGTGCTGCTGGATGGCATTCCCCTCAATGGCGCGGGGGGCATCGCGGACGTGTCGCGGGTGCCCGTGGCCCTGGCCGAGCGCTTCGAGGTGCTGCGCGGCGGTGCCGGGGCGCGCTACGGCTCGGGCGGGCTCGGCGGCGTGGTCAACATCGTCACCCGGCGGCCCGGGTCCCACGCGCGGCTCGCGGGCGAGCTGTCCTATGGGAGCTGGGACACGGCGGTGGGGTGGCTGTCCGCCACGGGCCCGTTGCTCGGCGGTGAGGCCCTGGTGCTCGTGCACGGGGCCACGTCCAGCGGGCGCTTCCCCTACCGCTTCAACCCGAACCCCACGCTGCCGGGCGGGCCCCAGGAGGAGCGGCGGCGCGTCAACAACGATGCCCGGGCGGCGGGGGGGCTCGTGCGGCTGCGGCGCGACCTGGGCGCGCACCTG includes:
- a CDS encoding RelA/SpoT domain-containing protein, whose protein sequence is MVRLLMHVSKSKLDRVGKAIAQDTYRSAEEYVEFEGVFDDYRKAHLQPLSETTLELQGWMGGFGLPYYIAQRLKRKPQIIRKLKRLSVRLSQLQDIGGARIIVPKNADVDKVLRHIEEQVAKNGHFKIERKTDYRERGRDKTGYRSLHLVLSRADVALELQIRSRVQHYWAESIERTSVIYGYHLKEEEGDPQVLRYFRCLSDAFYELEAGREASTEQRIEIDSLRESCEAVIRGSPLGNVFDSYVNEGVIKTLTEKESRSSGGLNNWVIVFDWNTGSFVSWDIVGRSPSDAVNAYVRYEKNFPADAGFEVVLIGSSEVATVRQTHSHYFGIEKYDTILETLDTSIVGFRRKIDLDVGARQILATLFRKSFWGKKSVSVDTLRNHYCKGVLTFELSLETLADKGLIHTKAGISLDLSKKAEIEGYL
- a CDS encoding type VI immunity family protein, yielding MSTSLPPLRVRADNGLLVARDGLILCFFMRHTHDEVASAVWTTLRTYRAAIPPHTLSAYVTPEGGLLPLDDERWEHTREELLARPSTSSLSLQLQQHSTEMGGYHFEYVGRRLEAPPFNRDENATCAVSFTLPTEYLREHGPARVRDLALAIGQDLPFSFGYASLALVTPHLDWYAARRAVRELRDRYLGLDVAHLEQTSRVLGTRARGAYWLTFLGERLLDQLGGCAHLNQRLAPSGVTLHALDDHRAWLSLGEWPEAIDTARGESPSPRLLALARALEPFLYEQEVTGWFFHDDEEGLEDMRRWIRRFCSRTGREA
- a CDS encoding FHA domain-containing protein, which encodes MHLKFSTLTSQFLDDPQSVRRAVCWPVLVWEAPPVGVRPLFTRSTMTALSLNRPTVAEPLVLEVRKRSQLMTPATGVSLGRTPDSDIIVDDPTVSRVHATFREESQTGVWYVSDAGSHNGTWQDGTLLIPGRPLPLFDRASLRFGDVMATFLHFSAFNQFILDWLARHSRAARLPLMESGLTREGGAL
- a CDS encoding helix-hairpin-helix domain-containing protein, with the protein product MRRWVWLGVVGLGLIGGAAHAGEPRARVRYTGQVNLNEATAAQLDLLPSVGQKAAERIVAWRQKRPFKRVDELVRVKGFGRKRMLRLKPYLTLQGETTLQAERVPVPAADQG
- a CDS encoding fatty acid desaturase: MRPLTRHLMDVLLPLILWRVLPRNVLQVVAAALLFFAIFALFHDALHGALGLPRALNERVLTWSGVLMGVSGHAARRAHLVHHARPFAVDDPEGLAAREGPWAALLGGPACYLGLRAWGLAHAPHERDLQGREWRAVAVYFLGLVLFPAGRIFLVTMLALHATMPLWAAFLPHHPPRVLLALASGLARAGFTLPAVFVTHGLHHQHPKLDGYTLLRRWREEERLAHR
- a CDS encoding HAMP domain-containing sensor histidine kinase — encoded protein: MNPSATLLLAGACVAGAVALQTLRLGRRAGPGVVLLAGFLALWMLGLVLLEQRTGELADRVLPLGMLLAAAFTQAATDVVGRAPRGLLPLAWLGSLAIALLGLLAPRLLYGPGALGAGPLFALLAGVCTVGTAAMLAWLFHLARGAQGRERRRRLALLGANVTGALGGGGLIGLHVLGVRLIGGGVLFLALSLSLVAYAAWAPEEPREREGLIQVAVQGASVSALMALGAGALSLALGTGPLWAYALLGAALALPVDAARQLLGEAVTRRLFARPQTVPLLVEAVEQQTSRAEHAETLAEVGRLASAVAHEIRNPLGVILAEAKLLELSGADAESVQALREQVARASRFVDDLLQYSRPRPLRLAEEDLARVVGEATRRARRAFGEGAPEVTLALDALRWDVDGEALGDVVVNLVTNALIAVEHRPEARVRVSQRREEGGVRIEVEDNGPGVPEAILPRLFEPFVTGRGRDAARPGTGLGLALCAKWARRQGGTLTHARPATGGARFVLFLPKP
- a CDS encoding sigma-54-dependent transcriptional regulator → MTSLVLLVDDDAALRHAWRRLLKGVGYEVLDAPDAPTARQLFHAHPVRLVLLDLMLPPENTPEAGTALLGEFLSARPDTKVVVVSGTGEASLALSLVQRGAYDFFAKPAEPEHLLTVLDRARARLGLEARVRELEQSLAAREDHLLGQAPAFLEAKQLAARAAAADIPVLLTGASGTGKEVFARFVHARSRRAERPFVTLNCGAISPHLLESLLFGHKKGAFTGAVADTKGLFVEAHGGTLFLDEIGDLQGELQVKLLRATESGEVLPVGASRPVQVDVRLVSATHQPLPELVADKRFREDLYWRLRGIEVALPRLAERPGDVGLLARHFLHHARALVPQAALPTLAPATVRCLETYEWPGNLRELRHEMQRALVLAGGRAEVLPEDLSPALRRTQAPADAASGPLTLEQTIERLEREELTRALAECAGNRSHAAEKLGLSRQGLLNKMARHGLR
- a CDS encoding SRPBCC family protein, whose amino-acid sequence is MTTATLLLLVLGLLGAFDIAWFHTYKGRLVTRPECQREAWIHIARGVVYAAQFLCVPNLRFTGTAYAVWLVLFGADVTVAWLDAREEPRSRAAQGGLSGGEYVMHLVLSVCVGALLHAVFSTTWGDWRLPTGVLGSDVPGSLRLLAGGMAVGCLAVSALEVLVLVERRLGPPAPLHVRVRLPATVEQVWNLTQDHRLHPDWDHRFSSIVMLHEDTQGAYTAPPGTPDPRIQTGTVMRYEKTVLGASIRGFGRYKLHRPMRQSTFEFWSDQPHSLIARGVGLWRYTALPAGGMEFATSYTYEVRWGAFGRVVDRFAFRPLFQWYTEQSFARLARRYFGVRRPRVLGREGRKPRAFPTPLETA